A window from Gottschalkiaceae bacterium SANA encodes these proteins:
- the fabK gene encoding enoyl-[acyl-carrier-protein] reductase FabK yields MIQDVLNIQYPVIQGGMAWISDASLAAAVSNAGGLGVIACGNAPGSYVREQIQKIRQLTDKPYGLNVMLLSPYVEEVALIATEEKVPVVITGAGDPSRFIKAWQSNGTKVIPVVASVALAKRMVRLGVDAIIAEGGEAGGHVGELNTMTLVPAVVDAIDLPVIAAGGIFDARGVLASFALGAVGVQVGTRFILAEECTVHENYKKKVMKAKDIDSFVTGRNTGHPVRVLRNPLSKELKKMDQAGKNAEEIEAYSAGSLYRAAIEGDMKTGSFMAGQCACMVSEIEPAAKILESLLALSEPFAQLKKQVEAL; encoded by the coding sequence GTGATACAAGACGTTTTAAATATTCAATACCCCGTTATTCAAGGGGGCATGGCATGGATTTCTGATGCAAGTCTTGCAGCTGCTGTTTCGAATGCTGGTGGACTTGGTGTAATCGCCTGTGGAAATGCACCTGGATCCTATGTGCGAGAGCAGATTCAAAAGATTCGTCAATTGACAGATAAGCCCTATGGATTAAATGTTATGCTCCTCAGTCCCTATGTGGAAGAGGTGGCCTTGATCGCAACGGAAGAGAAAGTGCCCGTTGTCATTACAGGCGCAGGCGATCCCAGCCGCTTTATTAAGGCGTGGCAGAGTAATGGTACTAAGGTGATCCCTGTGGTTGCCAGTGTTGCTTTGGCAAAACGCATGGTTCGTCTTGGTGTTGATGCAATTATAGCCGAGGGTGGCGAAGCTGGGGGTCATGTAGGTGAATTAAACACCATGACTCTGGTTCCTGCTGTTGTTGACGCGATTGATCTGCCGGTGATTGCCGCTGGGGGTATTTTTGATGCTCGCGGTGTCTTAGCCTCTTTTGCTTTGGGTGCTGTCGGTGTACAGGTGGGTACGCGATTTATTTTGGCGGAAGAATGCACGGTACATGAGAATTATAAGAAAAAGGTGATGAAAGCCAAGGATATCGACTCTTTTGTGACAGGACGAAACACGGGCCATCCCGTCCGAGTTTTGAGAAATCCTTTATCGAAGGAATTGAAAAAGATGGATCAAGCTGGAAAGAATGCGGAAGAAATTGAGGCCTATTCGGCGGGTTCTTTGTATCGGGCAGCCATTGAAGGCGATATGAAGACCGGTTCATTTATGGCTGGACAATGCGCGTGCATGGTTAGTGAAATTGAGCCAGCAGCGAAAATTCTTGAATCCTTATTAGCCTTATCAGAACCTTTCGCTCAATTAAAGAAACAAGTGGAGGCATTGTAA
- a CDS encoding acyl carrier protein, translating to MMEKLKAILVEELDVEMEAVTLEANFKEDLEADSLDMMQLVMEIEEEFEIEVETEELATILTVGDLVAYIEKKQA from the coding sequence ATGATGGAAAAATTAAAAGCAATTTTGGTGGAAGAACTAGACGTAGAAATGGAAGCGGTAACGCTTGAAGCAAATTTTAAAGAGGACTTGGAAGCAGATTCTCTGGATATGATGCAATTGGTTATGGAAATTGAAGAAGAATTTGAGATCGAAGTAGAAACAGAAGAACTGGCAACCATCCTTACGGTTGGTGACTTGGTCGCTTACATCGAGAAGAAACAAGCATAG
- a CDS encoding ketoacyl-ACP synthase III yields the protein MIYTEILGIGAYAPKAVMTNFDLEKLVETSDEWIQSRTGIANRHVSEGENTSDLALKAAIAALKDASMEAEDLDMILLATTSPDHLSPSTAGLVQKKIGAKNAVAMDISAGCTGFVYGLDLAKNLIASGSYQKILVIGAEVLSKHLDWTDRNTCILFGDGAGAAVVAKSERNGLQDTKIYTDGDLNDLIVIPTIPVKNPMGETKADYEALSMKGQDVFKFATKVVAKSLKEMMKKHDLTNDDIRWVVPHQANKRIFDFAASKLKMDPEKFYLNLNEYGNTSAASIPLALSEMNQKGLLAKGDKILLVGFGAGLTWGTALIQW from the coding sequence ATGATCTATACAGAGATTCTGGGTATTGGTGCCTACGCACCGAAAGCGGTGATGACGAACTTTGATTTGGAGAAGCTCGTAGAGACCTCCGATGAGTGGATTCAATCGCGTACAGGGATTGCGAATCGACATGTTTCTGAGGGAGAAAACACCTCTGACTTGGCTCTGAAAGCCGCTATTGCTGCGCTCAAAGATGCCAGCATGGAAGCAGAAGACCTAGATATGATTTTGTTGGCGACAACCTCGCCTGATCATTTATCCCCAAGTACAGCGGGACTGGTTCAGAAAAAAATTGGGGCGAAGAACGCCGTCGCTATGGATATTTCGGCGGGATGTACGGGTTTTGTCTATGGTCTTGATCTGGCAAAAAATCTGATTGCCTCGGGTTCCTATCAAAAAATACTGGTAATTGGTGCTGAGGTTTTGTCAAAACATCTCGATTGGACCGACCGTAACACTTGTATTTTGTTTGGGGATGGTGCTGGTGCGGCAGTGGTCGCTAAGAGCGAGCGAAACGGTCTTCAAGATACCAAGATCTACACCGATGGAGATTTAAATGATCTGATTGTCATTCCAACCATTCCAGTGAAAAATCCCATGGGAGAAACGAAGGCTGACTATGAGGCTCTTTCTATGAAGGGGCAGGATGTATTCAAATTTGCCACAAAGGTGGTTGCGAAAAGCTTGAAGGAAATGATGAAAAAGCATGACCTAACCAACGATGATATTCGCTGGGTTGTTCCCCATCAGGCTAATAAACGTATTTTTGATTTTGCGGCTTCAAAATTGAAGATGGATCCCGAAAAGTTCTATCTCAATTTAAATGAATATGGAAATACCTCCGCAGCAAGTATTCCCCTCGCTTTAAGTGAAATGAATCAAAAGGGATTACTGGCTAAGGGAGATAAAATTTTGCTCGTTGGTTTCGGCGCGGGCTTAACATGGGGCACAGCCCTTATTCAATGGTAA
- a CDS encoding acetyl-CoA carboxylase carboxyltransferase subunit alpha, with product MREKMKRLEGELKRLEALQADGIDVSEAINKRKEELQAIKVDMPVEAWDRVTKARDAKRPVASHYIKGLVDDFMEFHGDRRYGDDPALIGGIGWIGQTAFTILGQEKGIGTKDRVKRNFGMLNPEGYRKAQRLMKQAEKFNRPILCLVDTPGAFCGLGAEERGQGQAIAESLTIMAGLTVPVITIVIGEGGSGGALAMAVADEVWMMENSIYSVLSPEGFASILWKDASRAQEASEVMKITAQNLESFGMVDRVVKEPVEFSTETLPAVVELLRKEILETIASYQALPVETLLKKRYERFRVMGKVSEKEVLE from the coding sequence ATGAGAGAAAAGATGAAACGCCTAGAAGGTGAACTGAAGCGTCTTGAGGCGCTACAGGCAGATGGTATTGATGTATCGGAAGCTATAAATAAACGCAAAGAGGAATTACAGGCAATTAAAGTCGACATGCCTGTGGAAGCGTGGGATCGTGTGACAAAAGCACGGGATGCCAAGCGACCCGTTGCTTCTCATTATATCAAGGGCCTTGTGGACGATTTTATGGAATTTCATGGTGACCGAAGATATGGCGATGATCCGGCTTTGATTGGCGGGATCGGCTGGATTGGCCAAACGGCTTTCACCATTCTCGGACAGGAAAAAGGCATTGGCACCAAGGACCGAGTGAAACGAAACTTTGGCATGCTGAATCCGGAAGGGTACAGAAAAGCCCAGCGTTTAATGAAGCAGGCTGAAAAATTCAATCGACCGATTCTATGTTTGGTAGATACCCCAGGAGCTTTCTGTGGATTGGGGGCGGAAGAGCGTGGTCAAGGACAGGCAATTGCTGAAAGCCTGACCATTATGGCGGGGCTTACCGTACCTGTTATTACCATCGTGATTGGTGAAGGCGGATCTGGCGGTGCTTTGGCCATGGCTGTAGCCGATGAAGTTTGGATGATGGAAAACAGCATTTACTCCGTTTTATCACCAGAGGGATTTGCTTCGATATTATGGAAAGATGCATCGCGAGCCCAAGAGGCTTCTGAGGTGATGAAAATCACCGCTCAGAATCTTGAATCCTTTGGGATGGTAGATCGTGTGGTGAAAGAACCTGTAGAATTTTCAACAGAGACCTTGCCAGCTGTGGTTGAATTGCTTCGCAAGGAAATTCTAGAAACGATAGCATCCTATCAAGCATTGCCTGTTGAAACGCTTTTGAAGAAGCGCTATGAAAGATTTAGAGTCATGGGAAAGGTAAGTGAAAAGGAGGTACTGGAATGA
- the accD gene encoding acetyl-CoA carboxylase, carboxyltransferase subunit beta gives MLFKKRTYATIQLPKTKEPFVQTEADPISRGELIPEGDFHKCPNCGEIFYSEILKTTEGVCQKCGQHLRLGARERIAQITDAFDEFHMLMEETNPLDFPGYEKKLESNRQRSQEAEGVVTGFAKIDKQACILAVMDASFMMGSMGSVVGEKITLAVERAKEEALPLIIFCASGGARMQEGIYSLMQMAKISLAIEAYSKSGGLYVSVLTDPTTGGVTASFAMQGDLIMAEPGALIGFAGRRVIEQTIRQTLPEGFQRAEFLLEKGFVDRIIPRNEMKDTLSGILRLHGGIR, from the coding sequence ATGCTTTTTAAGAAACGGACCTATGCAACCATACAATTGCCGAAGACCAAAGAACCATTTGTGCAGACAGAGGCGGATCCCATTAGCCGGGGAGAATTGATACCGGAAGGCGATTTTCATAAATGTCCTAATTGTGGAGAAATTTTTTATTCAGAAATTTTGAAGACAACCGAGGGTGTATGTCAAAAATGTGGACAGCATTTGCGATTAGGCGCGCGGGAACGCATTGCGCAAATTACGGATGCTTTCGATGAATTCCATATGCTTATGGAAGAAACAAATCCCTTGGATTTTCCAGGGTATGAAAAGAAATTGGAAAGCAATCGCCAGCGAAGCCAGGAAGCAGAAGGCGTCGTTACTGGATTTGCAAAGATTGACAAGCAAGCCTGTATATTGGCGGTTATGGATGCAAGTTTTATGATGGGTAGCATGGGCAGTGTAGTTGGGGAGAAAATTACCCTGGCGGTTGAACGTGCAAAAGAGGAAGCCCTACCCTTGATTATTTTTTGTGCATCCGGAGGTGCCCGCATGCAGGAGGGAATTTATTCCTTGATGCAGATGGCAAAGATCAGCCTGGCAATAGAAGCCTATTCCAAGTCAGGCGGGCTCTATGTATCGGTATTGACTGATCCAACAACCGGTGGTGTAACGGCAAGTTTTGCCATGCAGGGCGACCTGATTATGGCTGAACCGGGTGCCTTGATTGGATTTGCTGGTCGTCGGGTTATTGAGCAGACGATTCGACAGACCCTGCCTGAAGGATTCCAGCGAGCGGAATTCTTATTGGAAAAGGGATTTGTGGATCGAATCATTCCCCGTAATGAGATGAAGGATACCTTAAGTGGGATTCTGAGGCTCCATGGAGGGATAAGATGA
- a CDS encoding acetyl-CoA carboxylase biotin carboxylase subunit, translating into MKKVLVANRGEIAVRIIRACRQLGIETVAVYSDVDRDSLHVQLADEAFCIGSKDLKDSYLNMNNILVAVGLSHADAVHPGFGFLSENPEFARLCEQVGVKFIGPSAAVIEKMGDKSVARATMIDAGVPVVPGSDGLIETATEGKEIAKTLGYPVLVKAAAGGGGRGMRVIQSEEEFELHFQAARQEADLAFGDGRMYLEKLIVNPRHIEVQVIADQHGNVRHLGTRDCSLQRRNQKVMEEAPATFLPEEVRAEISAAAVKAASVVDYENAGTIEFVVSNDYSFYFIEMNTRIQVEHPITEMVTGIDLIQAQLLVAQGEPFDIEQEKIEIQGHSIECRLNAEDPAHQFRPSPGKITSLRVPGGFGVRMDSAVYAGYEVLPYYDSMVGKLIVHAETRELAIAKMLQALSELEIEGLKTNQAFHLEILNHPDFLEQRIHTKWLETDWK; encoded by the coding sequence ATGAAAAAAGTATTGGTAGCGAACCGCGGGGAGATTGCTGTGCGCATTATACGCGCCTGTCGTCAATTAGGGATTGAAACCGTTGCGGTGTATTCTGATGTGGATCGAGACAGTCTGCATGTGCAACTTGCAGATGAAGCCTTTTGTATCGGATCAAAAGATTTAAAAGACAGTTATTTAAATATGAACAATATTCTGGTTGCAGTGGGCTTGTCTCATGCGGATGCAGTGCATCCGGGATTTGGCTTTCTATCGGAGAATCCAGAATTTGCACGTCTTTGTGAGCAGGTTGGGGTGAAGTTTATTGGTCCATCTGCTGCTGTGATTGAGAAGATGGGAGATAAATCAGTTGCCCGTGCAACGATGATTGATGCGGGTGTACCGGTGGTGCCTGGTTCTGATGGCTTGATTGAGACGGCGACAGAAGGAAAAGAAATTGCAAAGACACTGGGTTATCCAGTTTTGGTTAAGGCTGCAGCCGGCGGTGGTGGTCGTGGGATGCGTGTGATTCAATCGGAAGAGGAATTTGAACTGCATTTTCAAGCGGCTAGACAAGAGGCTGATTTGGCATTTGGCGACGGACGCATGTACTTAGAGAAACTGATCGTCAATCCGCGGCATATCGAGGTACAGGTCATTGCGGATCAACATGGTAATGTTCGTCACTTGGGAACAAGGGATTGCTCGCTGCAACGAAGGAATCAGAAGGTAATGGAAGAGGCACCGGCTACTTTTTTACCAGAAGAGGTTCGGGCTGAAATTTCAGCTGCGGCTGTCAAAGCAGCTTCCGTCGTGGATTATGAAAACGCGGGAACCATTGAATTTGTTGTTAGCAATGATTATTCTTTCTACTTTATTGAAATGAACACAAGAATTCAGGTTGAGCACCCAATCACCGAAATGGTGACAGGAATTGATTTGATTCAAGCGCAATTGCTTGTAGCCCAGGGGGAACCCTTTGACATCGAGCAAGAAAAAATTGAAATTCAGGGACATTCTATCGAATGTCGACTAAATGCGGAAGATCCTGCGCATCAATTTCGACCTTCCCCAGGAAAAATCACAAGCCTGCGGGTACCGGGTGGATTTGGCGTGCGCATGGATAGTGCTGTTTATGCCGGATATGAAGTGTTGCCTTACTATGATTCTATGGTAGGGAAGTTGATTGTTCATGCAGAGACACGAGAATTGGCCATTGCAAAGATGTTGCAGGCCCTTTCGGAGCTGGAAATCGAAGGACTCAAAACCAACCAAGCCTTTCATTTAGAAATTCTAAATCATCCAGATTTCTTGGAGCAGCGGATTCATACGAAATGGCTGGAGACGGATTGGAAATAG
- the accB gene encoding acetyl-CoA carboxylase biotin carboxyl carrier protein, producing the protein MMKIEEIQNLLQTIDSLSLIRVEIETDGLRLITDKSKGPVQVQSTSVPVAVESPQVNRKREETVEPFMEETIELEGSTITSPIIGSFYAAPGPDADNYVEVGTIVKKDQTVCIVEAMKLMNEVTAEEDCEILECLIEDGQPVEYGQPLFRVKKV; encoded by the coding sequence ATGATGAAAATAGAAGAGATTCAAAACTTGCTTCAAACCATTGATTCACTATCTCTAATTCGAGTAGAAATTGAAACAGATGGATTGCGGTTGATCACAGACAAGTCGAAAGGACCGGTACAAGTTCAGAGCACAAGCGTGCCTGTAGCTGTAGAAAGCCCGCAAGTAAACAGAAAAAGAGAAGAGACGGTCGAGCCGTTTATGGAAGAAACAATAGAGTTGGAAGGGTCAACAATTACATCGCCAATTATTGGAAGTTTCTATGCAGCACCAGGTCCTGATGCTGACAACTACGTAGAAGTTGGTACAATCGTTAAGAAGGATCAGACCGTTTGTATTGTAGAAGCGATGAAGCTGATGAATGAAGTAACAGCGGAAGAAGACTGCGAAATTCTTGAATGTTTAATTGAGGATGGACAGCCCGTTGAGTATGGACAACCATTATTCCGAGTGAAGAAGGTGTAA
- the rbr2 gene encoding rubrerythrin-2 yields the protein MNAMTADNLRSAFGGESQAHMRYLLWGNEAAKEGFSKVANLFAAIAYAEQIHAHGHFRVLKNETGDFLVPAGAGFGIAKTSDHLEWARNGELHEVEQMYPAFLSVAEAQDEKQAIRSMKFAIEAEKTHAGLFLAAKTAVDAGVDYEAAALVSVCPVCGHTLAGEAKDVCPVCGVKAEKYEKFKA from the coding sequence ATGAACGCTATGACAGCTGATAACTTACGATCTGCATTTGGGGGAGAGAGCCAAGCCCATATGAGATATTTGCTTTGGGGAAATGAAGCGGCAAAAGAAGGGTTTTCAAAGGTTGCTAATCTGTTTGCGGCTATCGCTTATGCAGAACAAATTCATGCACACGGCCATTTTAGAGTCTTGAAAAATGAAACAGGTGATTTTCTGGTGCCAGCCGGAGCTGGCTTTGGCATTGCAAAAACATCGGACCATTTGGAATGGGCAAGAAATGGAGAATTGCACGAAGTGGAGCAAATGTATCCAGCCTTTTTATCTGTGGCGGAAGCGCAAGATGAAAAACAAGCAATTCGTTCCATGAAATTCGCCATTGAAGCAGAAAAAACCCATGCGGGCTTGTTTCTAGCGGCAAAAACGGCTGTTGATGCTGGAGTGGATTACGAGGCAGCGGCCTTGGTTTCTGTTTGTCCAGTCTGCGGACATACCCTGGCTGGTGAGGCAAAAGACGTTTGCCCAGTTTGCGGAGTGAAGGCTGAAAAATACGAAAAATTTAAAGCGTAA
- a CDS encoding hypothetical protein (frameshifted, insertion/deletion at around 2442997) has protein sequence MKQSILVITISRIMLPFVFLYGFYIILHGDLSPGGGFQGGAILATGFLLTYFIDDERRVDLNRLLRREKLLYLSILLTGSLSVITRGELFTNFLSPDFPLEVRRIFFLLLNVLISLKVALGLTAIVETFLEEGQG, from the coding sequence ATGAAACAATCCATTCTGGTCATCACCATCAGTCGCATTATGTTGCCCTTTGTCTTTCTTTATGGCTTTTATATCATCCTCCATGGCGATCTATCACCAGGAGGCGGCTTTCAAGGCGGGGCAATCCTTGCCACTGGGTTTTTATTGACTTACTTTATCGATGATGAACGGCGGGTTGATCTAAATCGTCTCTTGCGCCGAGAAAAGCTTTTATACCTCAGCATATTGTTGACGGGCAGTCTTTCTGTGATCACCCGTGGAGAACTCTTCACTAATTTTCTATCTCCAGATTTTCCACTAGAAGTTCGAAGGATCTTCTTCCTTCTATTGAATGTCTTAATCAGTCTCAAGGTTGCCCTGGGTTTAACCGCCATCGTGGAGACATTTCTTGAGGAGGGCCAAGGATGA